One genomic window of Branchiostoma lanceolatum isolate klBraLanc5 chromosome 5, klBraLanc5.hap2, whole genome shotgun sequence includes the following:
- the LOC136434907 gene encoding uncharacterized protein translates to MQQQDIPVDAPIMELESSVWEFMEKTGMTLGLLTVVNVVVGHLILLVGRPYFGAYAVSSSNGRSQWFFELTIIASLSASQLNLPLIVPKSWSATLLLTVLCFATSWAVSVLSICQLIGNSLWRPIAAFTGAVDLLILPLALELFIIPPFFRRRRGWSCLYLDPVPLYEMLAPVVFLSKFFTWYFWSICTFWKSVNYLIPLDSTLQGYLPEMLSVIAYSIETMWAPVRKILSVITATQFWASVILIPPVITNYVDRMDTQRMAWNLCLKWFRRGKFIQRMPTRDPRSLHNTVDREVTTAEGKCVVCHEYPVTVTLVPCGHRCLCRDCGDILTTGRQTTTSRKCPLDRGPITSVVDAHDFIVWEAT, encoded by the coding sequence ATGCAACAACAGGATATCCCAGTTGATGCTCCAATCATGGAGTTGGAATCCTCTGTCTGGGAATTCATGGAGAAGACAGGGATGACCCTCGGTCTGCTGACAGTGGTGAACGTCGTGGTGGGTCACCTGATTCTACTGGTGGGTCGCCCTTACTTCGGAGCCTATGCCGTCTCCTCGTCCAATGGCCGCAGCCAGTGGTTCTTCGAGCTGACGATCATCGCCAGCTTGTCGGCGTCACAGTTGAACCTCCCTCTCATCGTCCCCAAGAGTTGGTCGGCAACACTCCTACTCACCGTCCTGTGTTTCGCTACAAGTTGGGCAGTGAGCGTCCTTTCTATCTGCCAGTTGATCGGAAACAGCTTATGGCGTCCGATTGCCGCCTTTACTGGGGCAGTAGACTTGTTGATTTTGCCGTTAGCGCTGGAATTGTTCATCATACCGCCGTTCTTCCGGAGGCGAAGAGGTTGGAGCTGCCTGTATCTGGACCCGGTTCCCCTGTACGAAATGCTCGCACCTGTAGTGTTTCTTTCCAAGTTCTTTACTTGGTACTTCTGGTCAATATGCACCTTTTGGAAAAGCGTCAATTACTTGATACCTCTCGATTCGACTTTGCAGGGGTATCTACCAGAGATGCTTTCAGTTATAGCCTACAGCATCGAAACCATGTGGGCACCCGTGAGAAAAATTCTCTCAGTTATCACGGCGACTCAGTTCTGGGCGTCAGTCATCTTAATACCTCCTGTAATAACGAACTATGTAGATCGGATGGATACTCAAAGAATGGCGTGGAATCTTTGCCTGAAGTGGTTTCGACGAGGCAAGTTCATACAGAGGATGCCGACAAGAGATCCTCGTAGTCTTCACAACACCGTTGACAGGGAGGTCACCACCGCGGAAGGCAAATGCGTGGTGTGTCACGAGTATCCGGTGACGGTTACGCTGGTTCCGTGTGGACACCGGTGTCTGTGTAGGGACTGTGGGGACATCTTAACCACGGGACGACAGACCACAACGTCGCGCAAATGTCCCTTAGACAGAGGGCCCATCACATCCGTTGTCGACGCACACGACTTCATTGTATGGGAAGCTACCTAA
- the LOC136434908 gene encoding COMM domain-containing protein 7-like: MAAAKYHFTQEAPPDALLSDLQALNKFQDEQFSQLISIVFSFLVEPSKSARMLQQLDEFAEHHGISAGPLKNVVKSLLSVLNGALRRNLTPALLKEDLTNLGVTDERAAYLESQWKSNLAALSRMAMGQTLMVNQLVDMEWKFGVTAASSEVQKVGNTFLQLKLVVNKGDRTENVYMELTLPQFYSFLHEMEKAKSSLEYFT, translated from the exons atggcggcggccaAGTACCATTTTACCCAGGAAGCTCCTCCTGACGCCCTGCTCTCCGACTTGCAGGCTCTCAATAAGTTCCAAGATGAG CAATTTTCCCAGCTCATCTCCATTGTCTTCTCATTTCTTGTGGAACCAAGCAAG tcTGCCAGAATGTTGCAGCAGCTTGATGAGTTTGCAGAGCATCATGGGATCAGTGCTGGACCACTCAAGAACGTGGTGAAAAGTCTCCTGTCTGTGCTGAATG GTGCCTTGAGAAGAAATCTGACGCCAGCCCTTCTTAAGGAAGACTTGACTAACCTAG GTGTGACAGACGAAAGGGCAGCATACCTGGAAAGTCAG TGGAAGTCCAACTTGGCTGCCCTGTCCAGAATGGCCATGGGTCAAACCCTGATGGTCAACCAGCTGGTGGACATGGAGTGGAAGTTTGGTG TGACAGCAGCAAGTAGTGAGGTGCAAAAAGTGGGCAATACATTCCTACAA TTAAAACTAGTGGTGAACAAGGGAGACAGGACAGAAAATGTCTATATGG AGTTGACCCTCCCACAGTTTTACAGCTTTCTACATGAAATGGAAAAGGCCAAGTCAAGTTTGGAGTACTTCACCTAA